The Anser cygnoides isolate HZ-2024a breed goose chromosome 20, Taihu_goose_T2T_genome, whole genome shotgun sequence genome contains the following window.
GTGCCTCTCGTCCTGAAAATAAGTGAGTAGATGGAGGACACAGCGCAGAATACAGATCCTCTCTTCATAGTAATAGTCAGCAAGCTGTGAATATAGAACGTCACCAATATCAGTTTGGTATTGTGTCCACCTCTCATTCACCTTCCTGCCCCACACACAGCCAAGGCCCTCAGCACCAGAACACGTAGGGCTCAAACACTACAGATGGAGTTTCAACTAAGCAGTTTTAagctatctgaaaaaaaaaaaaaccaaaccttaATTAACTTTACAGAATTCAATAAAAAATGCCCATAGGGACATGTCTATAATTACACTGCTAACTGAGAAAACTCAGGAAAGGAATGCAAGAAGATACAGAGGTCACCTCCCATTCTTAATCTTCAGTAATCTCTACCAGCTGTGATCATCACTCTATTTCGGAGTTGTCACTTCAGATAGCAACACACAAGCCCACAAGCTTTGGAAAATGTGGGAGCATACATCTGACCAGCTAAATTCCTTGACATTGAGCCTACAGTTTCCTTTCCATAGCAACTATTAACACTgctcaaatatatatatgtccaTCCCTATTTCAGAAGCATCTTCTAAAATTTGTTCGTTATATGAAGGAATACTTCAATTATTCCAAGGTTTCTGAATCCACAAAATAAAGTTGGTTCTCAGATCAATAGAAAATACAAACGGAAGTGACTAACCTTCAGCATCAGAGCCTGACTCTGCCTTTCATCCTGAAGAACTGTCTAAAGCAAACCAccacaaaataaacaattacTTATTGCAGAAATATCAACTgacaaaatattcacaaaaaataaagactgaaagaaatgagagaatttttctgtttcttttggaaaGACAGATTCCAAATGTACAAAGTCAAAACGTTCATTAATAACTATCTGTTTGTTCATCTCCACTCGCTCTCCTTCACAAATCTGTAGCTTTGCTGTATTCCTGCGACAGAGGAAGAAGCTGAATCCCTGCAGAGAGATTCACGCAGGAAGAGGTACCAGAACGTTAGGCTTAGATATCTGCTATCGCATTTCTGTAAAGCGGCACTTGAGCATTGCAGGTTcagataataataattacaaagtCATTTTCAAGTCAGAATTTGGGCTTGTATGTGACCATAATTCATCAACAAATTACTGGTACTAAGGAGAGATGCAgagtgaacagaaaataaatgggaGCTACGGACCTTCAGGGAGTCTCTTGTTCCTCTGTAATCTTCTTGAAGATAACACTGTAACAACTGCACACTTTGCTCTTCATCcaaaccctgaaaaaaaagagagatgctCTAAAGTGAATAAAAGGCAAGTGAATTAATTTAAGACAAAGATTCTCTCCAAATACTCACGCAGCCTTTCTcttcagaataaataatttCCCAAATACaccaatagattttttttactttccagGGTGACACTTGTTCAAGTTAGCAGttccatttaaagaaaaatacataagcTTTGATGTCATTTAGATGTAGCCAGATTAACTTCAGTGAAAGGAGCACAACACTCATTTAAATAAAGGTACAGCCACCAGTCACCTAATTCTGATTTCTGGCTTGAAGGACCATAATCTTGCAGCAAACAGACGGTATTTTCAAACACGGCAGCTACTTTAAGGGACATCGGTTTTAGCTGAGCAATCACAGATATCTTGAAAGAACTCAAGACCAGATGAGGGTgactgcttttgaaaagctgaaacCCCTTTCCGGCAGGAGGGGTTGTTAACCAGCAAAACTGAAGCAACTCAGGGCCActaacaactttaaaaaatgttgacCTAGAGCTCCTGCGGGTACTTGTAACATCctttagattatttttaactgagagAAACTTAAGTTTGCCTCTATTCAACATCAAGAAGCTTACTTAACAGAATCCCAATAACAATGCAATCCAAGTgcagggataaaaaaaaaaaaatcaggatagCATCTTCACTCACCAAAAACTTGCTGACCCTCAGACCCAGTTCTTTTAGTGGAGCAGCTACATCTTTAtcagcttttactttttctgctgaagttgtactaaagaaaaaaagaaatttttcattgttaaaaatGGAGCAACACCAAGGAATGAGCTGAAGAGGCTTAATTTCAAAGCTCTCAATTTTATCAGTTTGAACTTGacacttttttcctctcagtggCCTTTCAATGCTTCATACAGCACTATTCAGTAATCTTCCTACCAGATAACACTCAACATTGTTCACTATCTTACTATTACAATAAACACAGGCTATATTCATTCTATCTTTTCCAGTGAGAGAGTCTGGTTATCTTTCCAGCATGACTAAGTGTCAAGAGGAGTCAATTCTCTGCAGGCTGCACACTTGTACTTGATCACCGCAACTCAGCAGAGGCAAGGGTTAAGAGCTACTTAACACTGGTAATGAGAGCAGAAACTGCTGTTACTTCTTTCTGATCTTTATTTCATGCCACAAAATGTTATTTGGATTAAGCACTTTCTACTGGTATTCCTCTCCAGAAATCTCAAGTCAGGCAAGAGagtaaaaatctgtttttatgtaATAAGAGAGAGATACTCAACATGTTCCTCAGCTTATTAGTAGATCCCGTTTTAAAGGTTAATTTCTAAAATCAGGCAATTACCATACCTTGGAGGTTTGTAGTATGAAAGTCCCTCTAAAAACCTCTGCCAGTGCTTGTTCAGTTCTGCTGCAATCTGTGCCTGAAAAGAGAACCAAATACTATTGAACAGACTCCTCAACATCCACCATTGAGTATCAGATTTGTTCAATTTAAGTGAAGCAAGGACATTCCACCACCAAAACCAGACAAGGACACAAGGCAAACAACAACAGCATCTATGATTCAGACTGATTCAAGGTGTATATTGCATGAGAAAGCTTGCTGCCTTGCCTAATatagggaagggagaggaaaggaggcaACGGACTAGGTTCAGATACATTTGCATTTCCAACCTCTGGGCACATTCTTGAAAGCACGGGCTCCGTCCCAGAAAATAAGGAAGCAGGCTGTACCACTCATGAATACCCCAGAGCAGTCAGTCTAGAAAGTAGCACTTGTGTCCACTCCAGAAAGGGCACCAGCTTTTCACATACACCCTTCCAGGCAGCAGTTCGTGAAGCAGCTATAAACAAGGAGTGGAAGAATAAACAAGTAGCGgagaaagaacaacaaaaatcccaccaaggaaaagggaaaagcagcaaaactcaTATTCAAACAGATGTACAAATGATGTATTTGTCCACGGAGTCCATTCAGTGACAGGCAAACCTGCTTAGCAAGACATGGACTTACTGGTTCTCTTAAAGCTGATCTGCCCAGGAGAATTGTCCACaattctctgctgctcctgtaaaaaaaaaaaaaaaaggtggagagCGCTTTAATAATCAACACCAATTCAGGCTTCAATTTAGAGCGCACCTTTTCAAACTTGCAGTTATTTTGGAGATCACAATGCAATATAAGCtacaagaaaaattaattaaaggaCATTAGTTTTTAGTTGAGCAATTTCAGATGTGCTGGAAGAACCCAAGAAAGACCAAAAGAGTGACTGCTGATATAACAAAATTTGTAACCTCATATCAAAGTATGCTATTTCTATCAGCTTATCAGCTCAATCTGATCTTGCTACTTCTATGTTTGGGGGttataaaaaagaaacctaaTTAAAGTACAGAACAATTAAATTACAGAACAATTTTATTCGGATTCATTTGATGCCATACTCCAAACAAATCCTTCTTTAACACTTTCCACCTTCACTCAAAGTGGAATATAAAACTGGGTGAAGTGAAAGAATGCAACACTTTTCCATAGGACAGAGTATTTGCCTCTGCTCATCAAAATATTCATCCTGAGCTCGTTGTTTCTTCCTGCTTGCTGTGAAATTTGTAGAAAAAACAACCTGTGCTAAAATATAAAGATCAAATTCACTCCCTAGCACATGTATCTAGAAAGGTTAGTCTCCCTACAACAGCTCTGCAAAGGATGCTTGCCAACAGGAGTAGTTCAGGAACTCAGCAAACTGATGACTGTTAGCAGTGTAATACAAACCAGGAGTCGAACGCCACAATTCCCCACGCAAAGACAGTCTATGAAAGCAAGCACACTCATTAACTTGTCTTTAGACTGGCAGCACTGAAATAACTCCCTGTGGCAGCGTAAGTCACCTGGCACTTCTGACACACGGTGCCATTTCAGTGGCTTATAAAACCTATCATTTTTATTACACCTGTCAACATAATTTCTTCCCCCGGATTCCTCGCCAGATGCACCTGCCTGCGGCAGAGCTACAGGACTTCTCCTGACCTAGCCGGCAGCCAGCCGTGGGTGCAGCCTCCGCAGCCCACCCGGAGTGCTGGAAGGCAACTGAATTGTAACAAAATTCACTTTGCAGGACAGAACAGCATCCTAGCGGAGCCAGCCCCGCTCCTTGCCCTTCCTTCCTAACCCAGGGTTACAACAGACCAGTGCTCGTTGCCAGTTCGTTAATTGGACTCTGAGacagctggggaaggaaagcTCTGTGTGTGAGGTAACAGTGGTGCTCTTGTCCCGTTAGGAGGCattattttagtaaaaattaGGCATCTAGGGACAAACAAGCCTAAAAATGCCACAATAAATgtcaaataagcaaacaaaggCACTACTCTAAAGCGAGCACTGAAGAAAGGGTTCATCAAATAGCTTCCTTTGTACATCTTCCACACCGCTGCTATTTGGGTGTTATAGCCACAGCTCTCCAAAAAGTGAGAAGCCAAGTTCTGAACTCTATGCTCTCCGTGAGGACCGCTCCGCACCAAGACCTGACCGACACCTCAGGTTTTTTGCACAAATCACGAACTCAGCTCGGCAGCTGAAGCTTTTAAATAGCGGTGCTACTTAGCACTCCGTCCTTCATGGTACCGCAGGGCACAAGAAccacaaaacactaaaaatataaatcacCAGCAACACCCGCCGGCTGTTTTGGACAAAAAAGCCTCAACCCACTGAAGGAGAGCACGAAGAGCTCTGGCCCCGGAGCCTAACGGGGAGCACCCCCGCCAAAGCCGTGACGGGACCTCCTCAGACACCCCCACAGGCGGAGGCGCCCCACAGCCCCCGCTCCCTCAGGGGGGGACCCTGAGGCgaggggcgggggcggggccatgttgcggggggcgtggccacgccACACATTCAGGGGCGGGGCCAACCcgcgggggcgtggcctcgccaCTCTGGGGGCGTGTCCATGCAGCGGGGGGCGTGGCCGAGCCGCACAGAGGGGCGTGGCCATGCCGGCGCGGGCCCCGCGCCCGTTAACCCTCCCCTCAccgctcccccccctcctctccgCCGcgccccccatccccccacccccttccctcTCACCGAGCGCGCgcgcgcagccccggccccctcccccgcccccccccccattcccgccgccgccgccgccgccgccgcgtcCCCGCACCTCGCGCAcagcccgcccgccgccatcttcGCTCCCCTCTCACGTGACCCGCCGCGCGGGGCGCTCTCCGCCGCCGGCATCACGTGGTGCTGTTCGTTTCGGTCATGTGACAGCGGCAgcgccaagatggcggcgggcggccagGTGGGTGCGgagccccgcggcggggggcggccggggggggggtcccggtgctgcGGCCtgtgcccggcccggcccggcgggggtACGCGGAGGGCTCGGGGGAACagagggaggaggctggggaggaagagagggcGTTTGGGAAGCTGCCCTGCGCTGTTCCAGTGCCCCGCCGCCCTCATCGCAAAGAATTTTTACCTCGTATTCCATCTAAACCTCCCCGCGGCCCTCACcgtaaagaatttattccttgtatcccatctaaacctcccctgcgGCCTCATCAtcaataatttcttctttatatccaacctaaacctccccacCGCCCTCATCACAAAGAATTCCTCCCTTACACCCAATCCAACCCTCTCCTCCACCCTCAccataaataatttttccttctatCCCATccaaatctcccctctttcagctCAAAGCCATTACCCTGTGTCCTGTTGCCACTCTCCCCGAGGAGGAGCCCCCCTCAGGTCCCTGGAAGCCCCCTTCAGGCACAGgaggtgcccggggggggccgcagcAGGCCCAGGGGTGGCTCGGGGGGGAACTGCCTCGCCTCAAAAAGGGCACCCCGGGGCTTTCAGGAGCTGCTGTGTTGCAGCAGAAGATCGGCATTTTGTCTGGTGAAATTCTTCCTGGTCCTGTGGCCCAGCTGgcaggctgcctgctgcaggaggccaTTGCCTGTCATTCCTGGTGCAAGCGCTGGGCTGCAGCCTTAAACTTGCCAGGCGAAGGGCGAGAACTTTTCTGGTCTCTGGCCAGCTTGTGGTATTTGCCCTCCCTCTTCTCAGACACCTGTTGAGTTTCCCCTTCCCATGCCCACAAACTGAGGGGGCCCCAAAACCCTATGCCCACAAACTGGGAGGACCCCAAAACCAGTATTGGTCATAGGCAGACATTGCCCATGCCAGATCTTTTTTGTTAACTCCATGGttaattcttttcctgttttatcaaaaaaaataaacggCAAAAAGATTGCAGTTGGCCTGATCTAGCTGTTTAGCAACAGGACATACAACGTAGTTGGTTGGCAGTCAAGTATTTCAGACTCTACAGATGCCAAAAAGCaatctaaaaaaaatgttttcaatatgAGGTCGTAAAGAAAACTCTCCAGATGCACGGTGTAAGGGAGTTTGGAGTACAAACTTTGATAGATACCCATTAATATTCCTGCTGAGATCTCTGAAtgaaaaacaggatttaaaataaagtgataGCCTTCCATACAAACTGATAGGATGTGATGAATGTACTCTCACAACTAGAGGCAAGAtgatttgtttgctttctctgtgccaaGCTCTCCAATTTAGCTTATCTTGACAATTCTGATAATAGATCAAAATTAGGTCAAGTATGCcacttgactttttttcccctcaatgcttgtgatgttttctttgctaCTTCTGTTGTAAACACTACATAGCATTATAAAACCACTCTTGCTGTAAGGAAAGTGTTCAATCATAACACCAgtaacagaaagagagagaggttgggggggggaagcagctTGAACAGCAGAGAATCAGAGAGAAATACctagtaaaaggaaaaacattccGTAAAACTGCACTGAAAACAGCATACAAAAGTAGTTTCTAAAATTACCCTTAAGCTATTTTACAACAActatatttccattttacacTGTCACATTGAAGCCTTCTGGGAATAGATATGGCTTGCGTGCTTCATGTTTTAATTCAGACACAATATTAAGTATTTCTGTTGCAGTGTACCTGAATAGTCCTGTATCGAGTGGTTTGCTTCATCACTGCAGACTGACGTCTTGGATTCTCAAATGGAGATAACGATTTTGACTAATCCCTTATCACTTTGGTTTTACTGGTTTTATTTACCTGTATTGACATTAATAATTGGCACATAACTGTCAGTTTAAAGTGAGCTTAAAAATAAGACAGGTGTACAGAAGCTTTAGCTCTTATATTATTCACTTtaattgcttgtttgttttctaatagGAAGCGCAGTAGCATGAAAGGGAATTCTGCCTGGTGGACAATTATCAGGAATATCAGGACTCGTGAGAAAGATCTTGCATCCCTGAGCCACGCCGGACTGGAATCATGTTAAACAAGCCTGTGCTGGTGGAATCGCTGATCGTGTTCACCATCGTGCTGTGCGTGCACGCGGTGGTGTGGGACCGCTACTCCTGGTGCTCTGTAGCTCTTGCCATCCAGGCTTTTTATGTCCAGTTCAAATGGGACCGGCTGCtgcggctggggggggccgtCTTCCAGTTCCGCGCAGCAGCGAACAGCGGCCTCCTGCCAGCTAGCATGGTCATCCCCTTGTTGGGGATAGCGATGAAGGAGAGGTGCAAGGCTGCTGGCATTGTGTACTTTGAACGTTTTGGCATAGTCGTAGCTTCCACTGGCATGTTGGTTGCTCTCTTTTTGTCTGTAATAGCGGTTGGCATCACAAAACCCGTGCCCACCAACACTTGCATACTCACTGGTGTTGCTGGCAGTATAATTATCTATACCATGAAGCACTCTTTGACTGTTTCAGAAGTGATAGAGGTCCTAGAGGTGCTGCTAATTTTTGTCTACCTCAGCATGATCTTGCTTTACTTGTTGCCTCGATGTTTTACCCCTGGAGAAGCATTGCTAGTGCTTGGAGGTATAAGTTTTGTTCTCAATCAGCTCATCAAACGCTCGCTGAATGTTGTTGAGGGCAGAGGTGAGCCCATAGACTTTTTCCTTCTGGTGGCAGTTATCGGAGTTATTCTTCTTGGGCTTTTCTTCActgttctcttcattttcatggATTCGGGTACGTGGATCTCCTCCATGTTTTTCCACATGATGACAGCAGTGCTAGGCTTAGGGGTCATCATGCCTTGGCTTTACCGACTGATCCAGAGGAACCCTTTGTTCTGGCTACTCCAGTTTTTATTTCAGACACAGACAAGAGTTTACCTTCTTGTATATTGGACCTTTTTGGCTGCTTCAGCATGTGGCATAGTTTTCTACCAGAACGCTAAGAGATCATCTGAATCTAAAAAGCACCAGGCCTCAACTATAACcaggaaatatttccatttcattgttGTAGCTACTTATGTTCCCGGACTGATTTATGACCGCCAGCTTCTCTATGTTGCTGCAGTCCTGTGTCTGGCAGTGTTCATATTCCTAGAATATATCCGGTACTTCAGGATCAAACCGTTTGGCCAAACTCTTCGGCATTTGCTGTCTCTCTTCTTGGATGAAAGAGACAGCGGACCTCTAATCTTGACTCATATTTATCTTCTTCTTGGCATGTCCCTCCCAGTGTGGTTGTTTCCTAGATCTTGTGCTCCTAAAGGCAGCTTGTCTGGGGCAGGAGCATTGGTCCCCTACGCCGGGGTGCTAGCAGTAGGGGTAGGAGACACCATTGCCTCTGTTTTTGGCAGTACCATGGGAGAAATCAAATGGCCAGGAACAAAGAAGACCTTTGAAGGCACAATGACAGCTATTTTTGCTCAGATCATTGCTGTGGCTCTTATTCTGATCTTTGACAGCAATGTGAATCTGAACTCCAGCTATGCCTGGATTCTGGCATCTGTGAGCTTAGTTTCCCTTTTGGAAGCTTATACTACCCAAATCGATAATCTGCTGTTGCCCCTCTACCTCCAGATAATGTTTATGGCTTAGAAGCACTTCCAGGAACAGAGATTTCTCCATTTCTAGAGAAAAGTGGAAATAGaatatgcactacagtgagagATGAAAGCCAATCTAAACATTGCTTTTGGTACAGCAGATAAAATTGTTAAAAACAGATAGAAAATGGCTATttaataaaagttttgttttggtctctttttttttttcctagtttaaaACAGCATGAGTTGCTCTTTGCCCTCACAAGAACCCAACCATGACTGATAAATTGgattgttaaataaaaatgctatttttaagtCTCTTGTGGGTGCCCAGAGGCAGAGGGAGTAGAGAAAAAAGAGGTAAGTTAATTACAGAAAAGAGATCGTGCCACctctgtactgcatcacagccTAAACTTGTCATACTGTACTGAATGCTGTCATCTTGTATTACTGCATATGTGAAGTCACTCCTGTATAAGCACTGTTTAAAGCATGTTTTGTGAGGGTCGCCACTCTACCCAGAGCGGACATGACTGTCCTGATGTATCCAGTCACCATCAACTGAGCCCTATTAATGCACTGCAATGCATGAACACGACTTCAGATACAATAGTTGCAGAGCTAACTtcatgggggggtgggggcgcaGTGTTGAGAATTTAAGAGACTTAATTCCAAGTAGTGCTAACAAGAGGGTTACAGTTTCAGGCCTGGATGTTTccacaacaagaaaaatgtttctcaagATTTTAATCTCTATTAAATATTATTCCAAATAATTTagagtgaagaaaaattaagcaagctcacaagaaaaaaaactagtTGCGCGCTAACTGTGAACGCAGGAAGGCTGTTGAAGTCAATAAACATCTTTTACACTACTGCAGTTTTCCACTTTGCACGTTTTTTCAGCTTAAGTTACCATGAGGTAGTTTATCCAGAGAGCTGTTTAatcaaatcatttatgaaaaatgctTCTGTTGACAGATTGAGTAGAACTGTTTACTTCAGTCCGTTTAATTAAACCTATAACTACCATGGGGAGGATCTAGTTTCTATATATTAAACACTTCTGTATTGACTGTCTTTTCCTGCCCGTTTGCCAAGCATCCATTAGAACAGGACATATTAACTaatctcctcctccctgcctcttcCATTCCCCTGAGAAATGCCCAAGCAGAAGATTGGCTTTCCAGGATCCTTCTTTGAGGGATGAAGTTACATTCTGACACTCCTTTTGTTCGCATAAAAGAACGACAATACGGTTTTGGGAAGAGCTTAGTGCCACTCCAAGATCCCTTACACAATCCTTTCCTGCAGTCCTAGCTGTGAGACTGTCTTAAGAGTGCAAATAAGGCAGGGTGGAGTAAAACTCACGCTTTGGGCTTGCAGAACAGGCCCCAGGGTCCAACAGTGCCTGTTCTGGGACAAGCCAGGACCAGCCGAGAGGCAGCGTTGCCCAATTTACTGCTGCCCGGGCAGGGCTCCTGAGACCTTGACAGCGCTTTTCCTGAGCACAACAGAGTTATTCAGCTTGTTTTGGTTAATAATGCAACAAATGATCAGATAGTGTTTGCAGGAAACAATCCAGTAAACACGCTGGACTGCTTACTTCACATTTACCAGTAAATCCTGTAAATTCAGTCCAGCTTCTTGCTTCCATTTATGCACTTGAAGTAGATGTTTTTGCAAATTGCAGGTAGTGGTGCGTATAACCAGGGGACAAACTATCATTCCTCAGCAGAAAGGTGCTATTCTAAATTATTAACTCTTGTAATGGAAAGATACAGAAAAGCGTTTAGCTGTTTCCACTGCTAAGATCCTCAATCTTCACCACTAAGAGATCAAGAGTCACTTTCCCTCCATCCCACTCACAGCTTTCAAACTATAGAAAAGGGACGAGGAGAGCAGCTGAAACTTGCTACCAGCAGGACGGAACTCAGCATTGCTGCTGTTACCCAGCCTCCAAGTTCCCACCACCTGAGCTGTGACAAACTGTGTGCTGTATTGA
Protein-coding sequences here:
- the DOLK gene encoding dolichol kinase; this encodes MLNKPVLVESLIVFTIVLCVHAVVWDRYSWCSVALAIQAFYVQFKWDRLLRLGGAVFQFRAAANSGLLPASMVIPLLGIAMKERCKAAGIVYFERFGIVVASTGMLVALFLSVIAVGITKPVPTNTCILTGVAGSIIIYTMKHSLTVSEVIEVLEVLLIFVYLSMILLYLLPRCFTPGEALLVLGGISFVLNQLIKRSLNVVEGRGEPIDFFLLVAVIGVILLGLFFTVLFIFMDSGTWISSMFFHMMTAVLGLGVIMPWLYRLIQRNPLFWLLQFLFQTQTRVYLLVYWTFLAASACGIVFYQNAKRSSESKKHQASTITRKYFHFIVVATYVPGLIYDRQLLYVAAVLCLAVFIFLEYIRYFRIKPFGQTLRHLLSLFLDERDSGPLILTHIYLLLGMSLPVWLFPRSCAPKGSLSGAGALVPYAGVLAVGVGDTIASVFGSTMGEIKWPGTKKTFEGTMTAIFAQIIAVALILIFDSNVNLNSSYAWILASVSLVSLLEAYTTQIDNLLLPLYLQIMFMA